A single region of the Parasphingorhabdus litoris DSM 22379 genome encodes:
- a CDS encoding valine--tRNA ligase produces MTLDKNFDPAAIEARWYTHWEKSGQFRPERDDAEPFTIVNPPPNVTGSLHIGHALDNTLQDIIIRHERLKGKDALWVVGMDHAGIATQMVVERQMEERQDKRTNYTREEFVEKVWEWKEESGGAITGQLRRLGCSMDWANERFTMDDGMNEAVLKVFVDLYNDGLIYRDKRLVNWDPALKTAISDLEVETVDTKGGFWHFKYPLADGVKLDNGQDYIEVATTRPETMLADMAVAVHPSDERYKSVIGKEIEQPITGRRFKVVADEHADPELGSGAVKITPGHDFNDFEVGKRAGFAAGEMLNMLDGEANVCQSADGLVPDEFIGLHRFKKDGVDGARELVVQRMKELRCLIPHVTKNKDGEEVEHDAEPRTIATPFGDRGGVVIEPWLTDQWYVDAETLAQPAIKAVRDGSIEIVPKTWEKTWFNWMENIQPWCVSRQLWWGHRIPAWFDDAGKIYVAEDEAAAQAQAGEGVALTRDPDVLDTWFSSALWPFGTLGWPDETEDLKRHYPNDLLISGFDILFFWDARMAMQGIQFMKDVPWKRLYLHGLVRAEDGSKMSKSKGNVVDPLGLIDQYGADALRFFMAAMESQGRDIKMDDKRVEGYRNFATKLWNASRFCEVNGIGASKTLRAPEAKLPVNRWIISEVTETLATLDKALGDLRFDAAANTIYHFTWDRFCDWYLELIKPLLQGDDTAAAAETRAVAGWVLDQIIVMLHPFMPFITEELWHSMASETDGRNYDLIVAKWPEPKAEIDADAKAEVDWLIRLISATRTAKVELNIPPGTKMTAHVRDGDEALQKRIERQASALDRVGRLESFSFDPAPDGATAQIVIDGATYVLPLAGAIDIDAEKARLGKALEGVSKEAKSLEGRLGNANFVEKAKPEAVEKARADLADKSAEAERLQAALARLG; encoded by the coding sequence ATGACATTAGATAAAAATTTCGACCCTGCGGCCATTGAAGCGCGCTGGTATACACATTGGGAAAAATCCGGCCAGTTTCGCCCTGAACGCGACGATGCGGAGCCGTTTACGATCGTCAATCCGCCACCCAATGTCACCGGAAGTTTGCACATCGGTCACGCGCTCGACAATACGTTGCAGGATATCATCATCCGCCATGAACGGCTGAAGGGCAAAGACGCGCTCTGGGTCGTTGGCATGGACCATGCCGGGATTGCGACACAGATGGTTGTCGAACGGCAGATGGAAGAACGGCAGGACAAGCGAACCAACTATACGCGCGAAGAATTTGTCGAGAAAGTCTGGGAGTGGAAAGAGGAATCCGGCGGCGCGATCACCGGACAGCTCCGCCGTCTCGGCTGCTCGATGGATTGGGCCAACGAACGTTTCACCATGGACGACGGCATGAACGAAGCCGTGCTCAAAGTGTTTGTCGATCTCTATAATGATGGCCTGATTTATCGCGACAAGCGTCTGGTCAACTGGGATCCGGCGTTGAAAACCGCAATTTCCGATCTGGAGGTCGAGACCGTCGATACGAAAGGTGGTTTCTGGCATTTCAAATATCCGCTGGCTGATGGCGTAAAGCTAGACAATGGACAGGACTATATCGAAGTCGCCACAACCCGGCCCGAAACTATGCTCGCCGATATGGCGGTTGCTGTGCACCCCAGTGACGAGCGCTATAAGAGCGTGATTGGCAAAGAAATCGAGCAACCGATTACTGGACGACGATTCAAAGTTGTCGCAGACGAACATGCCGACCCCGAGCTGGGCAGCGGTGCTGTGAAAATCACACCGGGCCATGACTTTAACGATTTCGAGGTCGGAAAGCGCGCCGGTTTTGCAGCAGGCGAGATGCTCAATATGCTCGATGGCGAAGCCAATGTTTGCCAGAGCGCGGACGGTTTGGTGCCGGACGAATTTATTGGTCTTCATCGGTTCAAGAAAGACGGTGTCGATGGCGCGCGCGAATTGGTGGTGCAGCGGATGAAGGAACTCCGTTGCCTGATTCCGCATGTGACCAAAAACAAGGATGGCGAAGAAGTCGAGCATGATGCCGAACCGCGCACCATCGCAACACCTTTCGGGGATCGCGGCGGCGTGGTCATAGAGCCTTGGCTGACCGATCAATGGTATGTCGATGCTGAGACACTGGCGCAGCCTGCCATCAAGGCGGTGCGCGACGGCAGCATCGAGATTGTCCCAAAGACCTGGGAAAAAACCTGGTTCAACTGGATGGAAAATATCCAGCCTTGGTGTGTGTCGCGCCAGCTTTGGTGGGGGCACCGGATACCAGCCTGGTTTGATGATGCCGGTAAAATCTATGTTGCCGAAGATGAAGCGGCCGCTCAGGCACAGGCCGGCGAAGGTGTCGCGCTGACCCGCGATCCCGACGTTCTCGACACCTGGTTCTCCTCGGCCCTTTGGCCCTTCGGTACACTCGGCTGGCCGGACGAAACCGAAGACCTCAAGCGCCACTATCCAAATGACCTGCTGATCTCCGGCTTTGATATCCTTTTCTTCTGGGATGCGCGGATGGCGATGCAGGGCATACAATTCATGAAAGACGTGCCGTGGAAGCGGCTCTATCTGCACGGGCTAGTACGCGCCGAAGATGGATCGAAAATGTCCAAGTCCAAGGGCAATGTGGTCGATCCTCTCGGCCTGATTGATCAATATGGCGCAGACGCCTTGCGTTTCTTCATGGCGGCGATGGAAAGCCAAGGCCGTGATATTAAAATGGATGACAAGCGGGTCGAGGGCTATCGCAATTTCGCGACCAAGCTCTGGAATGCCTCGCGCTTCTGCGAAGTCAATGGCATTGGCGCGAGTAAGACCTTGCGTGCGCCGGAGGCTAAATTGCCGGTCAACCGCTGGATCATTTCCGAAGTGACCGAAACGCTAGCCACGCTCGACAAGGCGCTCGGTGATCTGCGTTTTGATGCAGCGGCCAACACCATTTATCATTTCACCTGGGACCGGTTCTGCGACTGGTATCTGGAGCTTATCAAGCCACTGCTGCAAGGTGATGATACCGCGGCAGCGGCCGAGACCCGCGCGGTTGCCGGCTGGGTGCTCGACCAGATCATTGTGATGCTCCACCCGTTCATGCCGTTTATCACCGAAGAATTATGGCACAGCATGGCCAGCGAAACCGACGGCAGAAACTATGACCTGATCGTTGCCAAATGGCCAGAACCGAAAGCGGAAATTGACGCCGATGCGAAGGCGGAAGTCGACTGGCTTATCCGCCTGATCTCGGCAACCCGCACGGCCAAGGTCGAACTCAACATCCCACCGGGCACCAAGATGACCGCCCATGTTCGCGATGGGGATGAAGCCTTGCAAAAACGCATTGAGCGGCAGGCGTCCGCTCTGGATCGGGTGGGTCGTTTGGAGAGTTTCTCCTTTGACCCCGCCCCCGACGGCGCAACCGCACAGATTGTTATCGATGGCGCTACTTATGTCCTACCGCTGGCCGGTGCGATTGACATTGATGCGGAAAAAGCGCGTCTCGGCAAAGCACTGGAAGGCGTGTCCAAGGAAGCCAAATCTCTTGAAGGCCGTCTGGGCAATGCCAATTTTGTTGAGAAAGCCAAACCGGAAGCGGTCGAAAAAGCCCGCGCCGATCTGGCCGACAAAAGCGCGGAGGCCGAACGTTTGCAGGCGGCTCTTGCCCGTTTGGGGTGA